In Gammaproteobacteria bacterium (ex Lamellibrachia satsuma), a single genomic region encodes these proteins:
- the lptA gene encoding lipopolysaccharide transport periplasmic protein LptA: protein MSLLLVLSLSMPAISLALSTDKDQPMYLEADSVDIDDAKGVSIYEGNVVITQGSTKLWADKIWVYRVDGETEKVFAIGKPVRFQQRMDDSDETARGQALRTEYYARKDEIYLIGEALLEQGKDQFRSDRITYLRGKSQVKAGASAEGKKRVRVVIEPKKDKP from the coding sequence TTGAGTCTGCTGCTCGTTCTCTCCCTGTCCATGCCGGCCATCAGCCTCGCACTCAGTACAGATAAAGATCAGCCGATGTATCTGGAGGCAGACAGCGTGGACATCGATGACGCCAAAGGCGTCAGCATCTACGAGGGCAACGTGGTCATCACCCAAGGCAGCACCAAACTGTGGGCCGACAAAATATGGGTCTATCGTGTTGACGGCGAAACAGAAAAGGTCTTCGCCATCGGCAAGCCGGTACGCTTTCAGCAGCGCATGGACGACAGCGACGAGACGGCTCGCGGACAGGCGCTACGGACCGAATACTATGCCAGGAAGGATGAGATCTACCTGATCGGGGAGGCGCTGCTGGAACAGGGCAAGGATCAGTTTCGCAGCGACCGCATCACCTACCTGCGCGGAAAATCCCAGGTCAAGGCAGGCGCCAGCGCCGAAGGCAAAAAGCGGGTCCGTGTGGTCATAGAACCCAAAAAAGATAAACCATGA